In Hallerella succinigenes, the following are encoded in one genomic region:
- a CDS encoding DEAD/DEAH box helicase, with protein sequence MLPFQENAVLGTNGLVETFKKLWQTGGHNLDITFKSPTGSGKTFMVSNFVRELQNDPAFNDDVAFVWITFSDDLAMQSRDKFYDYFFPNIGRSLLTIADFSEGILHKDDILFLNWQKLVAKDAKKRLLRRPDEVELQKEQGFYFEDVAENTKKEGREIVMIIDESHKNVTASAYRDVITPLNPRIILNVSATPEKIPTISDVQNLRAGYVEVKRSDVVAAGLIKEQIISQTEEDLKNIEGEDLDFALLRLAKEKRESLAEQWTRLGQNINPLVLIQLPNDDSKLKDQGVETKEELVTRFLTENCEVPANKIAKWFDNKKENLEHITDVDSPIDFMLFKYAAGTGWDCPRAHVIVMFREIESPTFKTQTLGRILRNPVPKVDLTAFPELREGFLYTNYRKNEISDIPDTVENKPKTEVTNLAPHLFGGFATQEATHNVIQELKTSMLDELVANSSDKPISDIAPKIEAALQEAVKQIAPEIFPVQGNTVASPQTEYNLFGEADSQATKNQKTEQIVETATRNVKAILKEHFGEGVANKATEIVAEATRDFAETLVQKQPSSFIVDPLLKSDFISRADYGDIGKASSFQSSFVKSMNNYFGITENAYNNPFAQEGVLEKFGIDMSQRLSTEVLANATFAGTNDLGKNVEHEMSDNEVEKNFMNACYNILEEQTEPDAKYGNIARSWGPFKEALRQWFERYSMTNIDNVGRYKIFLKDLFKNSASIFRKAITQALKEYRPIRDAFVADRRKQEMQEALPFKVKTSYAYSSDFVDYKPIMKSMLQPFKLKAEYPGRDNEIAFIEFLEKLPTVEWWFKQNDDGKDFYALKYFNTTENRERLFYPDWIVKFVDGRIGIFDTKSGFTAANPEGRAEALSKKLRDLNEEAVKRDGREKFVGGLCVRENKLWYCNSAEKYRYKDEKGNLAEGWKLMQG encoded by the coding sequence ATGCTTCCTTTCCAAGAAAATGCGGTCCTCGGCACGAACGGTCTCGTAGAAACGTTCAAGAAACTTTGGCAAACGGGCGGTCATAATCTCGATATCACTTTCAAGTCTCCGACAGGTTCCGGCAAGACTTTCATGGTGTCAAATTTTGTTCGCGAATTGCAAAATGATCCTGCCTTTAACGACGATGTAGCATTCGTTTGGATTACTTTCTCGGATGACCTTGCGATGCAAAGTCGCGACAAGTTTTATGATTACTTTTTCCCAAATATCGGGCGAAGTCTCTTGACCATCGCAGATTTTTCCGAAGGCATTCTGCACAAAGACGATATTCTGTTCTTGAATTGGCAAAAGTTAGTGGCAAAGGATGCCAAAAAGCGTTTGCTGCGTCGCCCCGACGAAGTTGAGCTGCAAAAGGAACAAGGCTTTTATTTTGAAGATGTTGCGGAAAACACAAAGAAAGAAGGTCGCGAAATTGTAATGATTATCGATGAAAGCCACAAGAATGTGACTGCATCGGCTTATCGTGATGTTATTACGCCACTTAATCCGCGAATCATTTTGAATGTTTCTGCCACGCCGGAAAAAATTCCCACCATCAGCGATGTGCAAAATCTGCGTGCAGGCTATGTTGAAGTTAAACGCTCCGATGTCGTTGCCGCAGGTCTTATCAAGGAACAGATTATTTCGCAAACAGAAGAAGATTTGAAAAACATTGAAGGTGAAGATTTGGATTTTGCCTTGCTGCGACTCGCCAAGGAAAAACGGGAATCTTTGGCGGAACAATGGACTCGCCTCGGTCAAAATATCAACCCGCTTGTTTTAATTCAGTTGCCTAATGATGATTCTAAACTCAAGGATCAAGGTGTTGAAACAAAGGAAGAACTCGTCACAAGATTTTTGACTGAAAATTGCGAAGTTCCTGCAAATAAAATTGCCAAATGGTTTGACAACAAGAAAGAAAATCTTGAGCACATTACAGATGTAGATAGTCCTATAGATTTTATGCTCTTCAAATATGCAGCAGGAACGGGGTGGGATTGTCCTCGCGCACATGTTATCGTGATGTTCCGCGAAATTGAATCGCCAACATTCAAAACACAGACTCTCGGAAGAATTTTGCGCAACCCTGTTCCGAAAGTTGACTTGACGGCGTTCCCTGAACTCCGCGAAGGATTCCTTTACACGAACTACCGCAAAAATGAAATCTCCGACATTCCCGACACTGTTGAAAACAAGCCAAAAACTGAAGTGACGAATCTTGCTCCGCATCTTTTCGGAGGGTTTGCCACGCAAGAAGCAACACACAATGTCATACAAGAACTGAAAACTTCTATGCTTGACGAATTGGTCGCGAATAGTTCGGACAAGCCTATTTCAGATATTGCTCCCAAAATCGAAGCTGCGTTGCAAGAAGCGGTTAAACAGATTGCTCCAGAAATATTCCCTGTACAAGGCAACACCGTCGCATCGCCACAAACGGAATATAATCTTTTTGGCGAAGCTGATTCTCAAGCAACAAAAAATCAAAAGACAGAACAAATTGTTGAGACAGCTACTCGAAATGTCAAGGCCATATTGAAGGAGCATTTCGGAGAGGGTGTTGCAAACAAGGCTACGGAGATTGTTGCTGAAGCCACCCGCGATTTTGCTGAAACGCTCGTTCAAAAACAGCCGTCTTCGTTCATCGTTGATCCGCTTTTGAAAAGTGATTTCATCAGCCGTGCAGACTATGGTGATATTGGTAAGGCTAGCAGTTTCCAGAGTTCGTTTGTTAAGTCAATGAACAATTATTTTGGAATTACCGAAAATGCCTATAACAATCCTTTTGCACAAGAAGGCGTTCTTGAAAAATTTGGCATAGATATGTCTCAGAGACTTTCAACCGAAGTCTTGGCGAATGCAACCTTTGCAGGAACCAACGATTTAGGCAAGAATGTAGAGCATGAGATGAGCGACAACGAAGTCGAAAAGAACTTCATGAATGCTTGCTACAACATTTTGGAAGAACAGACTGAACCCGATGCTAAATACGGCAACATTGCCCGTTCTTGGGGACCCTTCAAGGAAGCTCTTCGTCAATGGTTTGAACGCTATTCGATGACGAATATCGATAATGTCGGTCGTTACAAGATTTTCTTGAAGGATTTGTTTAAGAACTCTGCAAGTATATTCCGCAAAGCCATTACACAAGCTCTCAAGGAATACAGACCTATTCGCGATGCCTTTGTTGCCGATCGTCGTAAGCAGGAAATGCAGGAGGCGTTGCCATTCAAAGTCAAGACATCTTATGCGTATTCAAGCGACTTTGTCGATTATAAGCCAATTATGAAGAGTATGCTTCAACCGTTCAAGCTCAAAGCAGAATATCCAGGACGCGATAATGAAATCGCCTTTATTGAGTTTCTTGAAAAATTGCCCACGGTTGAATGGTGGTTTAAGCAGAATGATGACGGCAAGGATTTTTACGCTCTCAAGTATTTCAATACCACTGAAAATCGAGAACGACTTTTCTATCCCGACTGGATTGTGAAATTTGTAGATGGTCGCATCGGCATTTTTGATACCAAGAGTGGATTTACAGCAGCAAATCCTGAAGGTCGTGCGGAAGCCCTTTCGAAAAAGTTGCGTGATTTGAACGAAGAGGCGGTCAAACGCGATGGTCGCGAAAAATTCGTCGGCGGTTTGTGCGTTCGTGAAAATAAACTGTGGTATTGCAACAGTGCCGAAAAATACCGTTACAAGGATGAAAAGGGCAACCTTGCTGAAGGTTGGAAATTGATGCAAGGGTAA
- a CDS encoding DUF4417 domain-containing protein, translating into MNEQYSSPYEILYRGKDFDEKEIPKRVQSFSMSLAYPDYGAWLHYYEKEKLCKAYTDGLSPYLGYIKKFPGSLTLDRSIGWCDHIDVQKDSDNLNKHSRELFEANGIPNIINVRFGDKKSYPFCFRNVPQNAVLFIGNQGTQRYADCKMVQFAGTMELIKRQNPRVLLVYGSVDKRILDECKKRDISLVRYPSQCELAHAKKFFTPET; encoded by the coding sequence ATGAACGAACAATATTCAAGCCCATACGAAATTTTGTATAGGGGCAAGGACTTCGATGAAAAGGAAATTCCTAAACGCGTACAGTCCTTTTCAATGTCGCTTGCGTATCCGGATTATGGTGCATGGCTCCATTATTACGAAAAAGAGAAACTCTGTAAAGCTTATACAGACGGTCTCTCGCCATATCTTGGATATATCAAAAAATTTCCTGGAAGTCTCACACTTGATAGAAGCATCGGATGGTGCGACCATATAGACGTTCAAAAGGATTCTGACAATTTGAATAAGCATAGTCGAGAATTATTCGAGGCTAACGGTATTCCGAACATAATCAATGTGCGCTTTGGAGACAAAAAGTCATATCCTTTTTGTTTTCGGAATGTCCCGCAAAATGCAGTGCTGTTTATCGGAAACCAGGGAACGCAACGGTATGCTGATTGCAAAATGGTTCAATTTGCAGGAACGATGGAATTAATAAAAAGGCAAAATCCTCGTGTTTTACTTGTTTACGGAAGCGTGGATAAGAGGATATTGGACGAGTGCAAAAAACGAGACATTTCTCTAGTCCGCTATCCTAGCCAATGCGAATTGGCGCATGCTAAAAAGTTTTTCACTCCAGAAACATAG
- a CDS encoding DUF3791 domain-containing protein has translation MQIRILRMASERFCLTLKATAELFKKFDVLRYIRECFGIFHVEGDEAVFEDVKAYLKAKGADL, from the coding sequence ATGCAGATTCGGATTCTGAGGATGGCCTCGGAACGGTTTTGCCTGACGTTGAAGGCTACTGCGGAGCTTTTCAAGAAGTTCGATGTCCTCAGGTATATCCGCGAATGTTTTGGCATTTTCCATGTAGAAGGCGACGAGGCTGTTTTTGAAGATGTCAAGGCCTACCTCAAGGCGAAGGGGGCTGATCTATGA
- a CDS encoding DUF3990 domain-containing protein, with translation MKQLETGLILYHGSYCAVEEPDLDRCAKFKDFGRGFYLTSSKAQAEDFAKISTAKAKNRGLISENERFGFVSSFSVTDATGLNCFYFDTADVAWLHCIVAHRRSGVFVDLRNEMAALSKLRFVKSERVVLR, from the coding sequence ATGAAGCAGCTGGAAACAGGATTGATTCTCTATCACGGAAGCTATTGCGCCGTGGAAGAACCGGATTTGGACAGGTGTGCGAAATTCAAGGATTTTGGTAGAGGATTCTACCTCACATCTTCAAAAGCTCAGGCGGAAGACTTCGCAAAGATTTCTACGGCCAAAGCCAAAAACCGCGGGCTGATTTCTGAGAATGAACGCTTTGGTTTTGTTTCGTCTTTTTCGGTGACGGATGCGACCGGACTGAATTGCTTTTATTTCGATACCGCTGATGTCGCCTGGCTTCACTGCATTGTCGCTCACCGCAGGAGTGGCGTATTCGTTGACCTTCGTAACGAGATGGCAGCCCTTTCTAAACTCCGGTTTGTGAAATCCGAGCGGGTGGTTTTGAGGTAG
- a CDS encoding GGDEF domain-containing protein, whose protein sequence is MLNVLFSGSWKLQKKRKEDKILLGMIITIFISCIADVVTFTVDGLPGTIFRNVAYASNFVLFLGNLFIGPLWLMMILKHIGGRIPKGQQIFTAVVSGFGFLLLLLNFVYPILFCLDDANRYSRGSLFWINNLIEALFMLDSIAYYLLMRFQNGGLKFFPVMQFFLPVFVCVAVQNAWYGISTIWVGIAVGVTGMNLALQNENIFIDKLTGLFNRYYLDKVVEEMGKRRGFVMMMLDLNDFKLINDTYGHSRGDEALAAMAEILRDSMGTCGTAIRYAGDEFVILVNSDLPGIAERYEKRIRKNVDLYNERSLKKYALSVSIGSGYFNLKDNSVDDILEIIDKRMYDDKRSFYESGHLPDRRRQG, encoded by the coding sequence ATGCTCAATGTCTTGTTTAGCGGTTCGTGGAAATTACAGAAAAAACGGAAAGAAGATAAAATCCTGCTCGGCATGATTATCACGATTTTTATTTCGTGTATTGCCGACGTGGTCACTTTTACGGTGGACGGGCTTCCGGGAACTATATTCCGAAATGTCGCTTACGCTTCAAATTTTGTGCTTTTCCTTGGAAACCTGTTCATTGGGCCTTTGTGGCTGATGATGATATTAAAGCATATTGGGGGTCGAATTCCGAAGGGGCAGCAGATTTTTACGGCGGTTGTGTCGGGATTCGGCTTTCTGTTGTTGCTATTGAATTTTGTTTATCCGATTCTTTTCTGCTTGGACGATGCGAACCGCTATTCTCGGGGTTCTTTATTCTGGATCAACAATTTGATTGAAGCTCTCTTTATGCTGGATAGCATCGCTTATTATTTGCTCATGCGCTTCCAGAATGGCGGTCTTAAATTCTTCCCTGTGATGCAGTTCTTTTTGCCCGTTTTTGTTTGCGTAGCGGTACAGAATGCGTGGTATGGAATTTCAACGATTTGGGTCGGTATTGCAGTCGGTGTGACGGGCATGAACCTTGCCCTGCAAAATGAAAATATTTTCATCGATAAATTGACGGGTCTTTTTAACCGTTACTATTTGGATAAGGTTGTGGAAGAAATGGGCAAGCGTCGTGGCTTTGTCATGATGATGCTCGATTTGAACGACTTTAAGCTGATCAATGATACTTACGGACATTCTCGTGGGGATGAAGCGCTTGCGGCGATGGCGGAAATTTTGCGAGATTCCATGGGCACTTGTGGAACGGCTATCCGCTATGCGGGCGACGAATTCGTGATTCTTGTGAACTCCGATCTACCGGGGATTGCGGAACGCTATGAAAAGCGCATTCGCAAAAATGTGGATTTGTACAATGAACGAAGCTTAAAAAAGTACGCTCTCTCGGTTTCCATCGGAAGCGGCTACTTTAATCTGAAGGACAACAGCGTCGACGATATTTTGGAAATCATCGATAAGCGTATGTACGACGATAAACGCAGCTTTTATGAATCGGGCCATCTTCCCGATCGTAGACGTCAGGGATAA
- a CDS encoding EndoU domain-containing protein: MGLKASTQPGVVYKLPELPKEYQHLLNELPQKYIQTTLVSEEELAKQNRPELYQTEVPNNSPLKYFKGDLEGLEQTEHFESGLIKHIFNGEVKLASAGKGKKRLEATGYHTEVIKNAEGQIIPGTKSSPDTKGVYQGKVKVNGIRKRTMGGMSTFFPEHWSPQHIVNAINEAYKGKSAIDPSGKVFYGYSKEGVKIKMRMSPNGKISSAFPIMEEN; the protein is encoded by the coding sequence ATGGGCCTTAAAGCCTCAACCCAGCCGGGGGTTGTTTACAAACTACCGGAATTGCCAAAGGAGTATCAGCATTTGCTGAATGAACTCCCGCAAAAGTATATCCAAACAACGCTTGTTTCTGAAGAGGAACTCGCAAAGCAGAATCGTCCAGAACTTTATCAGACCGAGGTCCCGAATAATTCACCATTAAAATACTTCAAGGGTGATTTAGAAGGGCTGGAGCAGACGGAACACTTTGAATCTGGCCTAATAAAACATATATTTAATGGGGAGGTCAAACTCGCTTCTGCGGGCAAAGGGAAGAAACGATTGGAGGCGACGGGTTACCATACCGAGGTAATCAAGAATGCTGAAGGACAAATTATTCCTGGGACAAAATCATCCCCAGATACCAAAGGAGTATATCAAGGTAAAGTCAAGGTCAACGGCATCCGAAAGCGCACAATGGGCGGAATGTCTACATTCTTCCCCGAACACTGGTCGCCGCAACATATCGTGAATGCGATAAACGAGGCATACAAAGGTAAAAGCGCAATAGATCCTTCTGGTAAGGTATTTTATGGATATTCAAAGGAAGGTGTGAAAATAAAAATGCGAATGAGTCCAAATGGAAAAATCTCGAGTGCATTTCCGATTATGGAGGAAAACTAA
- a CDS encoding ATP-binding protein encodes MKRIILEKLNKWKTSKRRKPLLLRGARQVGKTWVLKEFGKSFPDGFLHIDFDKQIEYRQFFEQTKDVKRILANLAMASGKKITENTLIIFDEIQACESALNSLKYFCEDAPRYSVVGAGSLLGLKLASGFPVGKVEFLDMYPMTFTEFLLASGDKNLVEYLDTIETPENIPQAFMGPLEEKLKTYFVTGGMPESVLNWVEDQDVAAVDKVLSDILTAYEADFAKHADKTDVPKIQYIWDSLPSQLSRENKKFLYSAVKPGARAREYENALNWLNNANLVKKVFRSTKPGLPISAYDDLTSFKIYMGDVGLLRKKAGLATSAFAEQNRLFTEFKGALTENFVLQNLSGMFDVAPRYWSDNFHEVDFIIQKENTIIPIEAKAGTNIKAASIKYYDKQYDAPLMVRFSMRNLSRDGKMLNIPLFMADRLDGLLEKWG; translated from the coding sequence ATGAAACGCATCATCCTTGAAAAACTGAATAAGTGGAAAACATCTAAAAGGCGCAAGCCCCTGCTTTTGCGCGGCGCCCGTCAAGTGGGCAAGACTTGGGTGTTGAAGGAGTTTGGCAAATCTTTCCCGGACGGTTTTCTCCACATCGATTTTGACAAGCAAATCGAATACAGGCAGTTTTTCGAGCAGACCAAAGACGTAAAGCGCATCCTTGCGAACCTCGCAATGGCGAGCGGAAAAAAGATAACCGAGAACACTCTGATAATCTTTGACGAAATCCAGGCTTGCGAAAGCGCTTTAAACTCATTGAAGTATTTTTGCGAAGACGCTCCGCGATATAGCGTTGTCGGCGCCGGCTCCCTTTTAGGATTGAAGCTTGCATCCGGATTCCCCGTGGGCAAGGTTGAATTTTTGGATATGTATCCCATGACATTCACCGAGTTCTTGCTTGCGAGTGGAGACAAGAACCTTGTTGAATACCTCGACACCATCGAAACACCGGAGAACATTCCGCAGGCATTCATGGGACCGCTAGAAGAAAAATTGAAAACGTACTTTGTGACAGGCGGCATGCCGGAATCTGTACTTAACTGGGTCGAAGATCAAGACGTCGCCGCTGTCGACAAGGTTCTTTCTGATATTCTAACAGCTTACGAAGCGGATTTTGCAAAGCATGCGGACAAAACCGACGTGCCGAAAATTCAATACATTTGGGATTCGCTACCGTCGCAACTTTCCCGCGAAAACAAGAAGTTCCTGTATTCGGCCGTAAAGCCCGGTGCGCGCGCCAGGGAATACGAGAACGCCCTGAATTGGCTCAACAACGCGAATCTCGTGAAGAAAGTTTTCCGTTCCACGAAACCGGGCCTCCCGATATCCGCCTACGATGACTTGACATCTTTCAAAATATACATGGGCGACGTCGGGCTATTGCGAAAAAAAGCGGGGCTTGCGACTTCGGCATTTGCCGAACAGAACCGCCTGTTTACGGAATTCAAGGGCGCTCTCACCGAAAATTTTGTATTGCAGAATTTGTCGGGGATGTTTGATGTCGCACCGCGTTACTGGAGCGACAACTTCCACGAAGTCGATTTCATTATCCAAAAAGAAAACACGATTATCCCCATTGAAGCCAAGGCGGGCACAAACATCAAAGCAGCCAGCATCAAGTATTACGACAAACAGTACGACGCACCCCTGATGGTGCGATTCTCGATGCGCAACCTCTCCCGCGACGGAAAGATGCTGAACATCCCGCTCTTTATGGCAGATAGACTGGATGGACTGCTAGAAAAGTGGGGATAG
- a CDS encoding site-specific DNA-methyltransferase: MAETLDALKVRIHELEKEVERWKSQVKSVRYGLNWMDVPEAFDKDSEDKIPILEEVAEKAVDAKGPLAGRPPHVIIEGDNYHALTCLNYTHRGKIDVIYIDPPYNTGSDGFTYKDKRFLTEFPDGQKVPKEHPLRHSYWLSFMEKRLKLAKNLLSDKGVIFISIDDNEQANLKLLCDKVFGEGNLLTTFPRKGIGGRQDSKYYAIVHEYIQGYAKRLDKFESGRMIKGKNFPLFDESKKLHYKTQLLRKWGDNSKRENRPNLFYPIYYNNSTNEFSLSKSKNSLEIYPMLDSDNEGRWRWGKSTMEDAFHKGLVEIQKNRKGEWIPYERIYDNPNEESTKPYSSWIDDIDNSTGASLLKEILQNDDFSYPKPVDLIDRIIRMSSIRKNITILDFFAGSGTTLHATLNLNKEDDGNRQCILVQQSEDDNNICENVTYERNRRVMCGYTNAKGESVDGLGGSLKYYKTGFVGKHQSKNANDADKVELAEKAGCLIALAENTLDTIKVPEAAKGFWQIYSDNAEKKKRYTCIYHNGDYGKVSDFVAKIDELRATDKKSKFTVYVFSWNSPDFFENEFDDLKNIEIKAIPKPILEIYKALNG; encoded by the coding sequence GTGGCAGAAACATTGGATGCTCTCAAGGTTCGTATTCACGAACTGGAAAAAGAAGTCGAACGCTGGAAGTCTCAAGTCAAAAGTGTTCGTTATGGGCTTAACTGGATGGATGTTCCAGAAGCCTTTGACAAGGATTCCGAAGACAAAATCCCAATCCTCGAAGAAGTCGCCGAAAAGGCGGTCGATGCAAAAGGCCCTTTGGCTGGCAGACCTCCCCATGTGATTATCGAAGGCGACAACTACCATGCACTCACTTGCTTGAATTACACCCACCGCGGTAAAATTGATGTCATCTATATTGATCCGCCGTACAACACGGGCTCGGATGGATTTACTTACAAGGACAAACGTTTCTTGACAGAATTTCCCGATGGGCAAAAAGTTCCTAAGGAACATCCGCTTCGCCATAGCTATTGGCTTTCGTTTATGGAAAAGCGTTTGAAGTTGGCGAAGAATTTACTGAGTGATAAGGGTGTGATTTTCATCAGTATTGATGATAATGAACAAGCGAATTTAAAGTTGTTGTGTGATAAAGTGTTTGGGGAAGGAAATTTACTAACGACTTTCCCACGAAAGGGAATTGGTGGACGTCAGGATAGCAAATACTATGCAATAGTTCACGAATATATTCAAGGATATGCAAAGAGGTTAGATAAGTTTGAATCAGGAAGAATGATTAAAGGAAAAAATTTCCCTTTATTTGACGAATCTAAAAAGCTCCATTATAAAACTCAATTACTCCGGAAATGGGGTGATAATAGTAAAAGAGAAAATCGTCCAAATTTATTTTATCCAATTTATTACAACAATTCTACCAATGAGTTTAGCCTATCTAAATCGAAGAATTCTTTGGAAATATATCCAATGCTTGATTCGGATAATGAAGGACGCTGGCGATGGGGCAAAAGTACAATGGAAGATGCTTTTCATAAAGGACTTGTCGAAATACAAAAAAACAGAAAAGGTGAATGGATTCCATATGAAAGGATCTATGATAATCCAAATGAAGAAAGTACAAAGCCCTATTCAAGTTGGATAGATGATATTGATAATTCTACAGGAGCTTCATTGCTAAAAGAAATTCTTCAAAACGATGATTTTAGCTATCCCAAACCTGTAGACTTGATAGACAGAATTATTCGCATGAGCTCGATTCGGAAAAATATAACCATTCTCGACTTCTTCGCTGGCTCAGGTACGACTCTACATGCCACACTCAATCTTAACAAAGAAGATGATGGTAATCGCCAATGTATTCTTGTTCAGCAATCCGAAGACGACAACAACATCTGTGAAAATGTTACCTATGAGCGCAACCGTCGTGTAATGTGCGGTTACACAAATGCAAAAGGCGAAAGTGTCGATGGTTTAGGTGGTTCGCTTAAATATTACAAGACCGGTTTCGTTGGCAAGCATCAGAGTAAAAACGCCAATGATGCAGACAAGGTGGAACTTGCCGAAAAAGCGGGTTGCCTTATCGCACTAGCGGAAAATACCTTGGATACAATCAAGGTTCCCGAAGCGGCAAAGGGATTCTGGCAAATCTATTCCGATAATGCGGAAAAGAAAAAACGCTACACATGCATTTATCATAATGGCGATTACGGCAAAGTTTCTGATTTTGTTGCAAAAATCGATGAATTGCGCGCTACTGATAAAAAATCGAAATTCACGGTTTATGTGTTCAGTTGGAATTCTCCCGACTTCTTTGAAAACGAATTCGATGATTTAAAAAACATCGAAATCAAGGCAATTCCCAAACCGATTCTCGAAATCTACAAGGCTTTGAACGGGTAA
- a CDS encoding DUF5662 family protein has product MWHFLGHFITITKHRNEVIRLCFKAGIGLQGLFHDLSKYSPTEFLPGVKFYTGKESPNNGERRFYGYSRAWMHHKGRNKHHFEYWYDYDLVTKQLVPVDMPDRYIKEMFCDRVAASKIYNGKSYSQKDPFLYLTKSSAREKMTDSTYRKLFFLLNMLGEKGERETLAFIRKAKRLPLE; this is encoded by the coding sequence ATGTGGCATTTTTTAGGGCATTTTATCACGATTACCAAGCATCGAAACGAAGTCATACGACTTTGTTTTAAGGCGGGCATCGGACTTCAAGGCCTGTTTCACGACCTTTCTAAGTATTCTCCGACAGAGTTTTTGCCGGGCGTCAAGTTTTACACAGGAAAAGAATCTCCGAATAATGGGGAGCGACGCTTTTATGGTTACAGCCGTGCCTGGATGCATCATAAGGGCCGTAATAAGCACCATTTTGAGTATTGGTACGATTATGACCTGGTGACAAAACAACTCGTTCCAGTCGATATGCCGGACCGCTATATCAAGGAAATGTTCTGTGACCGCGTTGCAGCATCCAAAATCTACAATGGGAAGAGCTATTCCCAGAAAGATCCGTTCCTTTACCTAACAAAAAGTTCAGCTCGGGAAAAGATGACTGATTCCACATATCGGAAATTATTCTTCCTTTTAAATATGTTGGGAGAAAAAGGAGAACGGGAGACCCTAGCTTTTATCCGAAAGGCGAAGAGGCTTCCATTGGAGTAA
- a CDS encoding ATP-binding protein, protein MFKRKILKEFENWKISGGKKKALVVKGMRQIGKTSSVLEFARSNYESVVYINFKENKNAKKVFEGDLNVSRITIDLSALFPNVHFVENKTVIVFDEIQECANARASIKPFMEDGRYDVICTGSLLGIKGYNRKKGKGVPTGFERIIYMKPMDFEEFLWAKGIDENVISYLKECFAKKEPVSEATHNAMLRYFKEYLCVGGFPYVVSRFVETNDMNVVWQEQQDILEEYKDDFGKHLDENENEEIDRTLLGRINRVFDSIPAQLAKENNKFVYSQLEKKGRSENYQTAIQWLYDCGIINICHNLTNIAEPLEGYKIENTFKIYVQDSGLFVAMLERGTAAKILCGDLGFYKDAIYENIIADCFSKQGRKLFYFRKESGLEIDFVENVGGELAIIEVKATTGRSKSTKTVLNNDNYAAKVCYKLSENNIGVAGKMVTLPYYMAMFLE, encoded by the coding sequence ATGTTCAAGAGAAAAATCCTTAAAGAATTTGAAAATTGGAAGATCTCGGGGGGCAAAAAGAAGGCCCTGGTTGTCAAGGGAATGCGTCAAATCGGCAAAACGTCCAGCGTCCTGGAATTCGCCCGCAGCAACTACGAGAGCGTCGTCTATATCAACTTTAAGGAAAATAAAAATGCGAAGAAGGTCTTCGAGGGAGACCTGAACGTGAGTCGGATTACCATAGACCTTTCCGCGCTTTTTCCTAATGTGCATTTTGTCGAGAACAAGACCGTCATCGTCTTCGATGAAATTCAGGAATGTGCAAACGCCCGCGCCAGCATCAAGCCTTTTATGGAAGACGGTCGCTACGATGTCATCTGTACTGGATCCCTGCTTGGTATTAAGGGGTACAACCGTAAAAAGGGAAAAGGCGTCCCGACCGGTTTTGAAAGAATAATTTATATGAAACCCATGGATTTCGAGGAATTTCTGTGGGCAAAGGGAATCGACGAAAATGTCATCAGTTACCTGAAGGAATGCTTCGCGAAAAAGGAACCCGTAAGCGAGGCGACGCACAACGCCATGCTCCGCTACTTCAAGGAATACCTTTGTGTAGGCGGGTTCCCTTATGTCGTTTCTCGATTTGTCGAGACGAACGACATGAATGTCGTTTGGCAGGAACAGCAGGACATTCTCGAAGAATACAAGGACGACTTTGGCAAGCACCTTGACGAGAACGAAAACGAGGAAATCGACCGCACGCTTCTTGGCCGCATCAATCGCGTTTTTGATTCGATTCCCGCTCAACTTGCGAAGGAAAACAACAAGTTTGTCTATTCGCAACTAGAAAAGAAGGGCCGTTCCGAAAATTACCAAACCGCAATCCAATGGCTCTACGACTGCGGCATCATCAACATTTGCCACAACCTGACCAACATCGCAGAACCCCTTGAAGGCTACAAAATCGAGAATACGTTTAAGATTTATGTGCAGGATTCCGGCCTGTTTGTCGCCATGCTGGAACGCGGCACCGCGGCCAAGATTCTATGCGGCGATTTGGGATTCTATAAAGACGCCATCTACGAGAACATCATTGCAGACTGTTTCTCTAAACAAGGTCGCAAACTATTCTACTTCCGCAAAGAATCTGGGCTAGAAATTGACTTTGTAGAAAATGTCGGCGGCGAACTCGCCATTATTGAAGTCAAGGCGACAACGGGACGCTCCAAGTCGACAAAGACCGTTTTGAATAACGACAACTACGCAGCCAAGGTTTGCTACAAACTTTCCGAAAACAACATCGGTGTTGCTGGCAAGATGGTTACACTGCCGTACTACATGGCTATGTTTCTGGAGTGA